The DNA segment ATAtaaagaattcaattttttatttcaacaaatttaaccaaataaaaataactataaagtgaataattaatgaatttagtgAATGTGTGTTTGAACATACCATATCTTCAATTGAATCTTCAATGTTGATAAATGCATGTGAGTGTTGACGAACTCTGGGCATTTTCGAACAGTGTGTCCTACTTTCTTACATTTCCCACAATGTCTTGGTTTCTTAAATTTGTCTTTTAAGTTACCCGGATTACCTTTCGTCTTCACAATGATAGGATCTCGAACATGGTGTTTTGTAGCTTTCAAATCTTCTCGTTCAATTTCTTCCGCTGAATTTTTACAAAGTTCTTCCATTTGAAAAGTGAGTCTTTGTATTTCACATCTAGCCTCTTTAAAACTTTTTCCGATTGAGATGCAAAATAAGACATCCGTGAGCACATAGAGCTGAGTGCACCATATCGTATGATGTTAGTCGCATCACCTTGACTTTCATTGTCATGATGAACTTAGACCGTTTCCTTTGCTAACTTAGACCACCTTTTCATAATACAAGTCTTAGGTATTTCTTCAAGGTGTTCTATCTTCATTACAACAATTATGTGGGGACATGGAAAACCAACTGACTCAAACATCATACAAGTACATTTCATAGACCGATCACTATTACCATAACATACTTTCCAAATCTTTTCAGGGCTTCTAAACTTGGTCAAAGTATGGACACGATAACCTCCATGATTTTCTGTACTGACAGGGAAAAACAATTCTGCATTCTTCATCTCATCcctaaattttagaaaagattGCCTTGTGAAAACAGTCCCTGCATATTTCTCAAGTACATAGAGTTTGGTTGTTAGAACAGTTGAAGAATGGTGTGTCTCAAACTCCGTCTTTGCCTCATTATGACGAATACGTGAGAGTGCTCTATCAAAATGCTTGACAAACTCAAACAGCTTCAAACGAGTTTTAAGGAAACGATTCAAGTATGCATTCATGCTCTCACACCTTTGTGTGTTTTTCATACCAGCAAAGAAATGCCCCCTTAAATAAGACTTTGCCCATCTAGAATGCTTAGCATATATATCTATCACCCACTTATGTCCATGAAGATTAAACATTTCCAACATGTCATTCCATGCacattcaaattcttcaacggTGCCTTCCATGAACATGCacttagaaaaatgattagtaAAATCTTTGACATGGACATTAGTGAATGCATTGCGTTGAATATGCCAAGCACATAATCGATGACAAGAGTCTGGAAATATCCTCTTAATGGCTTTACGCATTGCTTTATCCCCATCAGTAATAACATAAAGAGGCTTCTTGTTATTCATTGCATCCAAAAAAGTCTCCAAGACCCAAGTATAAGTGCTAACACTCTCATCTACCAATAATGCACATCCAAACACTATAGTTTGATGGTGATGGTTAATGCCAACTAGTATGACCAACGGTTTTTTATAAGCATTAGTCTGATAAGTTGTATCAAATGCTAACATATCTCCAAAACAACTGTAATCCAATTTACTAGTAGAATCTGCCCAAAATAGGTTTGCTAGACGGTTGTCTTCATCTACATTGTACTTGTAATAAAATGATGGATCCATTTCAGACTTTCCACACAAATAAGCCAAAGCACCCTCTGTATCACCATCTCTTAGATGAACTCTAGGATCAGCATCAACATGGTTATATAGATCTTTTTTTGTGAAGCCAACATTGTTATATCCACCTGATTGTTGCACCATGTAATCCATAATTTGGCTAGTTCCCATGCCAACACCTCGCATTGCATTCAATTGAGCTTTATCTGCATTTTTAATGACCCTATGGGATCGAAGGAATTGGACATTTTTTTGTTCCACCAAAGGATGATTATGATCAGCCATAAACTCTTGCACAACCCActtgttcatttgtttgttaaacCCAATCCGAAATGTTGCCTCACAACCAACTAGAGTTACTGCCTTAGGTTCTCGTTTTCGATTTTCATTCTCTAAACACATTTTATGTCGATATCCTTCTTTCGAACAAACCCACTTACGAGAtactatattttgatttttatctcgTTTCACATCATCCTTTCTAACACTGAATCCAGTAACTTtagcaaataaattataaaattcttctGCCTCTTCTACTGAGCTAAACTCCATCTTCCATACATCTTCAACagttaaatcattaaaaatcttGTCCGAAACTAGAATGGCCTCTTCATCAGACTCAGTTTTAACAATGCTATCATATTGGTAATCAAAGTCTTCATCGTTCAAATCAATGATAAATTCCTTTCCTTTGCCTTTGTCCATCGTATCTATGAAGAAACTGAAATATAAAAGATAGAGTAGTTAGAAAATTACATTATCTAGTTCGTACCcattcttagaaagttcgtaccctctcttagaaagttcgtacccactcttagaaagttcgtacccactcttagaaagttcgtaccctctcttagaaattTCGTACCcagtcttagaaagttcgtaccctctcttagaaagttcgtaccctctcttagaaagttcgtaccctctcttagaaagttcgtaccctctcttagaaagttcataccctgtcttagaaagttcctACCCACTCTtggaaagttcgtacccactcttggaaagttcgtaccctctcttggaaagttcgtaccctctcttggaaagttcgtaccctctcttagaaatttcgtaccctctcttagaaagttcgtatcatctcttagaaagttcgtaccctcacttagaaagttcgtacccacccttagaaagttcgtaccctcccttagaaagttcgtgtcctcttagaaagttcgtacccgatcttagaaagttcgtaccctctcttagaaagttcgtaccctgttttagaaagttcgtaccatgtcttagaaagttcatacccactcttagaaagttcgtaccctctcttagaaagttcgtaccctctcttagaaagttcgtaccctctcttagaaatttcgtaccctctcttagaaagttcgtacccacccttagaaagttcgtaccctcccttagaaaagttcgtacccacccttagaaagttcgtaccctcccttagaaagttcgtaccctcccttagaaaccttagaaagttcgtaccctcccttagaaagttcgtacccacgcttagaaagttcgtaccctcccttagaaagttcgtaccctcccttagaaagttcgtactctctcttagaaagttcgtaccatctcttagaaagtttgtaccctctcttataaagttcgtaccacctcttagaaagtttgtaccctctcttagaaagttcgtacacactcttaaaaagttcgtaccctcccttagaaaggtcgtaccctcccttagaaaggtcgtaccctcccttagaaaggtcgtaccctcccttagaaagttcgtaccctcccttagaaagttcgtaccacctcttagaaagtttgtaccctccattagaaagttcgtaccctctcttagaatctgttagaaagttcgtactctccattagaaagttcgtaccctctcttagaaagttcgtccctctcttagaaagttcggaccctctcttagaaagttcgtaccctctcttagaaagttcataccctctctgagaaagttcgtaccctctcttagaaagtttgtaccccctcttagaaagttcgtacccggtcttagaaagttcgtacccggTCTTAGAAAGtctgtaccctctcttagaaagttcgtaccatctcttagaaagttcgtaccctctcttacaaagttcgtaccctctcttacaaagttcgtaccttctcttacaaagttcgtaccttgATGacaattttataacaaattactaaatgctctcaatttgattaaaaaaaactcagaaaaaaattaaaaaatctagatattataaatcatt comes from the Vitis vinifera cultivar Pinot Noir 40024 chromosome 12, ASM3070453v1 genome and includes:
- the LOC104880912 gene encoding protein FAR1-RELATED SEQUENCE 5-like, which translates into the protein MDKGKGKEFIIDLNDEDFDYQYDSIVKTESDEEAILVSDKIFNDLTVEDVWKMEFSSVEEAEEFYNLFAKVTGFSVRKDDVKRDKNQNIVSRKWVCSKEGYRHKMCLENENRKREPKAVTLVGCEATFRIGFNKQMNKWVVQEFMADHNHPLVEQKNVQFLRSHRVIKNADKAQLNAMRGVGMGTSQIMDYMVQQSGGYNNVGFTKKDLYNHVDADPRVHLRDGDTEGALAYLCGKSEMDPSFYYKYNVDEDNRLANLFWADSTSKLDYSCFGDMLAFDTTYQTNAYKKPLVILVGINHHHQTIVFGCALLVDESVSTYTWVLETFLDAMNNKKPLYVITDGDKAMRKAIKRIFPDSCHRLCAWHIQRNAFTNVHVKDFTNHFSKCMFMEGTVEEFECAWNDMLEMFNLHGHKWVIDIYAKHSRWAKSYLRGHFFAGMKNTQRCESMNAYLNRFLKTRLKLFEFVKHFDRALSRIRHNEAKTEFETHHSSTVLTTKLYVLEKYAGTVFTRQSFLKFRDEMKNAELFFPVSTENHGGYRVHTLTKFRSPEKIWKLVFHVPT